One Archangium violaceum genomic window, CCGGGCAGGGGACTGGGCGAGGCCACGCCATGGAGCACCAACCCCGCCGAGCGGGCGAGCACTCCTCCCACGGGCTGGTGGCTCCCTCCCACCACGGCGCAGCCGAGGCAGGGCTCATTCACGTCCACGTCACTCATGGGGTGTCACGCTACCAGCGTACCTGGAAGAAGGGGTCTCCCGTTCTGTCCCCTTCTTGACGGAGGCGGTCCGGGTCGGAGACTGTCTCAGCGCCGCCACGCGCGGGCTGACACTCCAAGCATGCAAGGTGGAAAGATGAAGAAGCATTGGGCAGTCGTGCTGCCTCTCCTGGTCATCGGGTGCACGCCGGAGGACTCCGACGGAGACGGCATCGCCGACGGCGTGCGCGAGCCGGACTCCGTGTCGGTGGTGGCCCCGGCCAACCCCAAGGGCACCGTCTCCGGTCAGGTCCTCAACACCCGCATGGAGCCGCTCTCCGAGGCCTCGGTGGTGCTGACCATCGGGAGCGCGACGGCGGAGAAGCCCTTCTCCACCCAGACGGACGCCTCGGGCAACTTCATGCTCACGGGCGTGCCGGCCGGCTCCGACATCCTGGTGACCCTCAGCAAGGCGGGCTACGCCACCCTGCGCGCCACCGCGACGGTCCCCTCCACCGCGGGCAACATCCCCATCAACAACGGCAACGCCAACATCGGCGCCGTCGCCCTCGCCGAGACGAAGAGCTCCGTGAGCTTCTCGCTCGTCACGCCCTCGGGCCAGCCCGCTTCCGGCGCCCTGGCGTACCTCGAGGCCTCCCCCGCCGGCACCATCTCCTTCAATGGTGGCACGGCGGCGGCCGTGAGCTCGGTGGTGGTCTCCGCCAGGGCGGATGCGCTCGGCGTCGTCACCTTCGGCAACGTGCCCGCTCCGGCGGAGCTCGCGCGCATCGGTGGGGTGGGCGAGGCCTCGGGCGGCTACCACCTCTGGGTGGACCCGGTCGACGTGAACGAGGACGGCATCGTCGACTCCGCCGGCCATGACGAGAAGATCAGCGCCTCGGAGCTGCTGACGTACGGCGGCTCGCGGCTCATCCGCATGTCCGCGCCGCGCAACGATGGGGGGGGCGAGGCCTCGGGCTTCCAGCTGGTGGCCACCAACGTGCCCAGCCTCAACTACGTGAAGCTCGCGGATGGGGACCCGCTCAAGGCGCAGATGGAGCTGCAGAAGAAGCCGGTGCGCAACCTGGTCCGGCCCGGTCAGCCCGTCTACCTCGGCTTCAGCCAGCCGGTGATGAAGGACTCGCTGCTGGCCATCCTCACGGACGAGTTCGGCCGGGACTCCCTCAACCTCACCGTGACGCCGAACGCCACGGGGGATGTCTACACGCTCACGCCCCTGTCCTCGCAGCTTCGCGAGGGTCTGGAGTACAACCTCATCCTGCGCGCCACCTCGGCGTACGATGGCACCGTCAGGACCTGGAAGGGCTACTTCGTCAGCGGTGACCCGAAGACGCCGCGCTCCCTCCAGATTGCGACCGTCGGCTACAAGGATGGCTCCGCGGGCACCGAGGGGACGCTGGAGCCGGGCGAGTGCGTCATCCTCACCTTCAGCCAGGCGGTGATTCCTTCCGCCATCCTGCAGCTCGATGCCACCATCACCTCGGGGGATACGAGCAATTCCTTCAGGCTCGTGAAGGCCGATCAGCCCTCGAGCAGCGCCTGCGTCGGGGAGACGGCCTCGAAGTACCCCATCGACGTCACGAACTTCAACGAGGCCACGAGCCGCTTCGCCTTCACGTACGGCAGCCCCGCGTCGACGGTTCCGCCCATCGTCGTCGGCGCCGGCAACGTCAAGGTGAAGACGGACTTCGCGAAGTTCCAGTCGGTGGACCCCTCGGCCTACTTCGAGACGGCCTGGGGCGGACCCGTGCCCTGGACGACGAGCCTGGAATCGACGCTCACCAGGCTGTAGCGCTGAACCGCCTGGTTGTCCCAAGTCATCAACGCTGTGAGTGAAGTGTCCGGGCCCCGACACGTTTCGAGGGTCCGAGCCCCTCCGGACCCTGGCCGGGACGAGCACATCTCAGGGGGCGTGCATAGCATGGTGCGGCGTTCCCACT contains:
- a CDS encoding carboxypeptidase-like regulatory domain-containing protein, with the protein product MKKHWAVVLPLLVIGCTPEDSDGDGIADGVREPDSVSVVAPANPKGTVSGQVLNTRMEPLSEASVVLTIGSATAEKPFSTQTDASGNFMLTGVPAGSDILVTLSKAGYATLRATATVPSTAGNIPINNGNANIGAVALAETKSSVSFSLVTPSGQPASGALAYLEASPAGTISFNGGTAAAVSSVVVSARADALGVVTFGNVPAPAELARIGGVGEASGGYHLWVDPVDVNEDGIVDSAGHDEKISASELLTYGGSRLIRMSAPRNDGGGEASGFQLVATNVPSLNYVKLADGDPLKAQMELQKKPVRNLVRPGQPVYLGFSQPVMKDSLLAILTDEFGRDSLNLTVTPNATGDVYTLTPLSSQLREGLEYNLILRATSAYDGTVRTWKGYFVSGDPKTPRSLQIATVGYKDGSAGTEGTLEPGECVILTFSQAVIPSAILQLDATITSGDTSNSFRLVKADQPSSSACVGETASKYPIDVTNFNEATSRFAFTYGSPASTVPPIVVGAGNVKVKTDFAKFQSVDPSAYFETAWGGPVPWTTSLESTLTRL